The DNA window CTTGCTATCTCTGTATCATATTTCTTTAGGTTCATATTTTCATCAAGCAGGTGCATATTGTTGATTGAAATGGAAGTTTGAAGATCAAATTCTTCTATTAAACTTTCCATCTCTAGTGAATTCTCTGATTTCtctgttttctttgttttcttggtCTTGGTCTTCTTTGGCTGGATTAAGTCAATTTTGAAtccatttccttcttcttcaaaaGACTATATTTAAGAAAAATTTCCATAAATTCACAAGAAAACAATGGTATATATACAAAGTAAGTATTTATTTATATCATTTACCTTAATCTGGCGTGTTTTCCCACGAGGTCCTTCAGTTATAGATGTAAGAAACTCCTCGTAATCTTTTTTACTCTTGGTAAAAGGAATCTCCACAATCAAAAATGTTGTTTCATCTTTTATTCGGACATCGCCCTTCACCAAGAAAGATCCCACTTTATTTGGGTCTTCTTTAATGGTTCCTGAAAATCCCTTGTACCATGGAGTCATGCGATCAAGTGGTTTATCCATCAAccactttttaatatttttaataatatccGATGGTTTATAATTGGGAATATTGGAACTCCAACCTACAGCTATTCCTTTACAGCCGTTAACCAGAATCATAGGCAAAATGGGCTGGTAGCTGTATCACAaatattgaatttgaatttgaataagctATGTGTACTCAATTTATATTATAATGAATGAACACAAAACAGGAAAAAAATTACCAATATGGTTCAATGGATTTCCCATCTTCATTCAAGTAATTAAGAAACTTATCATCTTCCTCCAGGAAAAGGAGGCGTGTAATACTATTAAGCTTAACGTGAACGTATCTATCCGTTGAATAATGGTCTTTACCGTGCTGAAAAGAGAAAATTAGGGTTAGAAATAAGAATAGTCACACATTTAGACAAcatatttaacctaattaataaaataaaatagcagCACGTTCATCTTACTGTTTCATTACTGTCTAAAGTACCCAATGGTATGAGAAGAGGGATGTTGTTACTTCCTGCATAATCTTGTGACATTTTAATCACGGCTTCAGACATACCACGTGGGCCATGTTTGTAACTAGTCCGCTCAGACACCGTACCAATTAAATTGTCAATACGGTTTGATCTCATGTCATTGTCTACTAATAAGCCAAAAAGAATCTTTCTCCTCACTTTTGTAAGACCATCGAGCAATGAAGGAAGGGACCTTTGAAGATCAGCTCTGGCATAAAATACTAACTCATTGTTGATGAAACTTGCATAACTTGTACTTTTGGCCTTTAAATAATTGTCATGCTCACccatctaaataaaataaaaaaatgaagttAGGTCTAAATTTATAAATGAAGTTTTTAAACAAGGTTATGATAGTAACCTCAGCAATCCTATTCATCCATTTCTTTCGGGGTAGTGGATCAGATCCGAATGCAACATCAATAGCATTATCATCTCCGTCTTcccacataaaatattttatatgttgTTCCATATTTTGAAAATACCCCCTTCCTTCCTCAGGAGTGTGTGAACCCAGCCCCTGCAAACCACAACAGCAtcaaaagtattaaaataaaGTCGGTTAAAGTGTAAACCTAGATTTCCCTTATCAACAACAAATCCTACCTTGTAATATCTTGTCTCCCAACTAGATAAATCTTTGCGCTCTTTTTTCCAAGTTTCATACTGCTCAATAGAGTAAAATGTTTGTTCTTTGTCACTTTTTTTGATCTGCAAAAATAAGTTTTATAAGTCAATTAGAGCCAGAGAAAATATTGAATGTCTGAAACTGAGACAATCAACCATGTCAGTTAGGTTGGTTCCATTCAAAACTTCAGATGGTTTAATCGATAAGAAAGATGAGATGAGATGAGGaaacctaaaaattaaaaccCAAAACAGGGTAAAGTTTCAAAATCTCCATGATCAACCGGGTCGAATTTCAAAATCTGGTTTAGCGAGATGAGATGAAGAAACCTTAAGGTTTGAAATCAGACAAATTGgcatttaaagtgacagaaaaccCACAGCTACACTCTTATGGAGAAACATTCCGGACCCACCAATTATTTTGATGACATGggttattaaaattataatttattatttaaatattatggtCACTTATGTTACTTTTATGTGAAACAATCGACAACAGCAATGAAAGTGAGAATTAGACTGATATTATTTTTAAGCagtattttgaaattgattttgaaaatttaagggtTGAGTTTAAggttaatataataaaatgagtaaaatttataaaataaataatataagaaaACTAATTATTATGCAGTTAACGACAAAAACTAACCTTGATTATTGGTGTATGAAATTGGGACAAAAAGTTTGGAGTTTTGATTAGTGTGGGCCATAGCATATACATTAAGTTTATAATCAACCCTTTAATGTGTGAGCCATCGGGATCCTGAGTTTATTAaagacaaaaatattaaaaattacaatttggtgaaaactaaaagaaacaaataaatataaagaataaAGTTAAAAAAAGTTTTACCTGATCGCACATTATAATTACATGACcgtatctcaatttttttttatggttaTCACGGTCTGGAAGTCCTAAAATTGTGATTAATGATTGAATTGGTTTACTATTCATTATATCTAACACAGTTGACTTGCTGACATTTAGAATTTTTCCATTTATTGGAAATATGCCATAATATTCTTTACTTTGACTTATAGTAGAAAGTCCTTCCCtcttcaaacaaaataaaatatattagaatttaaaaatataaacccAAATTTAAAATACGACGGATATAATAAATACTAGATACTTACTACAAATGAAGTGGCACAATCTCCTTCTACTAATATTAGAGTACACTTGTTAGATAAATGTGTGCCAGCTAATTCTGCATCAACAAGTTTTGGTATCGAACGTGGtgattttgatttaattggaAATATGATAGTGCTTTCTGGATCAAAATTCTTTTTTGTTGTACTAAATATTTCTTTTGGTTTTACTTTCACCGTAATTTTTTTTGATAAACTCTTAACACAAATCTCAATGCTGTCATTCTTTTTGCCATTTGTCATTGTTTATTGTCTAACAATTATCGATAAGGATATACAATGTTTACACAATGTTTACTTATGACAATTTATAGATTTAAAAACCAATCTTAATGTAATATTTGATTTAACGATCTAAATCAAATATTACATTAAACTTTGATTtagattttattaataaattaaaatttgatttatgattTTATAATCTTAATTTTACATTAAACTTTGATTTAGATTCTATTAACAAATTAAGATTTGATTTATGATATTATAAttctattaataaattaaaatttgatttatgattTTATAATCTTAATTTTACATTAGATTTAGATTCtattaacaaattaaaatttgatttatgattTTATAATCTTAATTTTACATTAAACTTTGATTTAGATTCtattaacaaattaaaatttgatttatgaTATACTAATTTCGATTTGATTTATAATTTTGTAATTTGATCCAGAACATAATTTATGAGTTGGGAAACTACATATGCTATTAATTGTTAATTATAGTTGGTCGAATAGCATATAGAGTGCTACAAAATAATATTACATTAGCTATCATATTTTAACTACAGATTATATCAGTAGTTAATGTCAAATTGGTATAAtagtaaaattcaattaaaaataagagGAAAGCTAGACTTACACCAAAACATACATTAACACCGTATATATCTACTAGTAGATatacatttctttttttttaataatttcttttTGCTTTGGTATTTGTGTCACATTCTGAATGCATTAAGAAAATTACGGTGTACATACGATGTGTTAATAATTGGGTGTATACATAGCACACCTCTAAAAATAATATTTCCTTTAAAAACATTAccctttattattattgttattattattattattattgttattattattattattattattattattattattattattgttatattgtttatttatttatacttGTTATCTTATCCCTCTAAGTATTCAGAATAAACACAGTTCACTCTCAGAATGGCCCTCTCCCTTTCATGCAAAACTCAGAACGAAATTCAGAAACCGTAGGGCTCTCGATCTCTCAATCGATCTCGTGGTGACTCTCGTCGATCAATATGTCTGCTATCCTCACCTTTTCTGGTCATCGATCTTTAACAACCCGAATCAATCAAGCTCTACACAGTTCTTAAAATCTGATGAGGAATTGCCAAGCCTCTTGTAGGTTTTCGATCATCAATTTTCGCTTCAGTTTTTCTCAAGTCTTAGTCTTTCTCATTTTTTTGTTTGTGTGAATCTGTTCAGGCAGAAGAGGAGGGACTCATGTTGCAGTAGTGAAGATACTCAACAATTTGAGAGTGGAGTACAACCTTATGTTACTCAAGTCCTCATGGTAATTTTCACCTTATTATTATAGTCCTCAAATATGTGAAAAAAACAACTTAGTCTTTTAAATTGAACCATGTATGTCAAtttagtcatttttttcaaatttaatacTACGATTTTAAAGGTTCTATACATGTTTTGATGATGCTAGAGACTATTCAAGTTAACGTACAAGTCTTTCATTGATTTTGATAGATATTCACTAGTGAGATATTTTGATGGAGGGACTAAATTGATTGACATACATTCTTCAATTTCAGAAACTAATTTTCTAATTCGTaaatttgagggactaaattgtTCGACCTTGATCATTTGAGGACCAAAATACAAATTTACTCAATAGTGgtagtttttgttttatttttatttttgaatgagGAACACGCGACATTTTCATGAAGCTGCATGTAGAATTTTCCAAAGAGAAATAATACTCTTGACATCAAaatactatttttgaaatgtgtCAGTTGTAGATGATAAGAAGTTAGAGAGAGACAGAGATAAATATAAATTTACATGCTTGTTTACTTCCCGTTAGCAGCTCTTCGATTTCCTATAAGCTAAGTGTTTGATCATGACATTTTCTAGtcaaatatttaaaagaaaaccaTTGAACGGTTCTGAGTTTTTGTTATGCCAGCTCAGAAAATTCTTTACTTCTGTATTTTATTTATGAGCGAAGATGGTATATGATCCTTAGGATTCGTCGAAATTATTGGTTCTTAGTAATAGTTTATAAACCTGATTAGAAGTCTCAATTTTTCCTCTAGATGTTTAGTGACTAACAACTGAATATTTTATGCATTAAGGTACTTATTGTAACTACTGAATCAGATTCACAATACAAGGGTATTAAAGTGGCAAGGCCCTAGTCCACCAGTTGGATTCCAGGTGTGTAAAATCTTCAGACTTGTTCAGTTTCTCATGCATGCTCATGAGCGTCTCCGCCATTTCAAAAAGGTAGTCAACAAGATCTTTTCATATGTATCTTAAGCATGGAAgcatgtgaatttttttttacttggaAAATGGCATGATACTCTGATAATGATCTTTTCATAGTATTATTAACAAACTTTGATGTTTTCATTACCCAATAATGATATGGGCTTACTAACTACTAAGCTCTTCGAGATATCAAATATCTCTTACTCTTTGTAGATGCACTATTATGTCCACCTTTGATTCCTTTTAAATCTAAACTAGCTAAAGTTTGAAATTACCTTATAAAATGATTAATACATTATTCacttttaaactttgaataaactTAAAAGATGCCTTTTGTCTGCAATAAAGTCCTATGTCAGCATTTGATATTGTTTGTTCTCAATAGAGCAAGACTGACTAGATTTCAATGTGCGTCTCTAATAGGTGGCGGCTCGCACTGGATAAGGAAGGATCTCAGAAAGATGATACTACTATGAGTGGTAGTGATCAAGATTTGAGCTCCAGCTCTGAAGAAGTAGAAATTATTTGGTTTGAGATCATTCTGTTTTAGAGTTAGTGAAGTGTGTAAAGCAGGGATGCCTAATTAAAACGATTAGAGTTAACGTTTAGGGCTGCAGCATCCAATATCGGGAATTATAGTAACCAACATGTATTTTTAGAAGGCTACTCTATCTACTGGGATCATGATTAATGATATACAAACACAAATAGGTATGCTCAAAGGGTCTTCTTTGTTTCATACTACCCCTTTGGTGTAGGACATTGATGGATTTTTCTCTTAACCAAGACAAAGTAGCAGCTTGTCGAAGATCTGTAAGAGACCATCAAGGTCCTTTTGTCCATTTTTTGGATATAATCTTGAGTTTTTGCACAATCATGTAAACAAATTTGTGGGGGCATAAGACATGGATGGAGAATTGTAGATGCAATATATAAAAGAGATAGAAGACTATAGTGAATTTTTTGGTACACATGATAATTTGCATGATTTATCATATAGAATTGTAGagagtaaataaaatagaaatgaaaaataaaagcatAACGAAAATAAACTTAGTGTTTCCATAATTCCAGAGCAGATGAGGACTGCTGTTTCAGGCATGCTATAGCCCAAAATTGTTAATtgctttttaaatataaaataatgcaTTTTGGATGAGTTTTATAATGCTTTGGAGACAACAGTTATGTTATTATATAACTAATGCTGAAATTTTGTGCAGTGGATACTTCATGATTGAAGTGATGGGCAGCACTTGAAGAATTGCTACGATGCTATTCCCGACGAAGGAAAGGTGGTTGTTTTAGATGGGAATGGATCCCCTAACTTTTGCGCGGCAACTGCTTTCTAACTTTCATCAAATCATAGACGTTCAATTAATCTAATAACCTATTTTATGCCACGTTTTCactattgtattttttatataaaaaagcaaaagaaagTATCTGAATACAAAATCAAAAAACCATGACCCTGTTGATATTTCATCTCCTTCGTCGTGTGAATTCATCTTCTTATCACAATGGAGCTTAGTTATCATCTCTATGTATTTGAttgtcatcatcatcaccattgagCTTCGCTATTACCGATCATCTTTGTTGTTCAGTTTCGCCGTCGCCGTCGAACTTCATCGTTGCAACATTTTTGTGTCATCACCATCAACGTTGAGTTTCGCTATTATCGATTGTCTTTGTCGTTCAATTTCGCCGTCGCCGTCGAACTTCATCGTTGCAAAATCTTTGATCATTGTCATGTGAATTCATCTTCTTATCACAATGGAGCTTAGTTATCATCTCTATGTATTTGAttgtcatcatcatcaccattgagCTTCGCTATTACCGATCATCTTTGTTGTTCAGTTTCGCCGTCGCCGTCGAACTTCATCGTTGCAACATTTTTGTGTCATCACCATCAACGTTGAGTTTCGCTATTATCGATTGTCTTTGTCGTTCAATTTCGCCGTCGCCGTCGAACTTCATCGTTGCAAAATCTTTGATCATTGTCGCTGTTCAGGTTTCTTCTGTATATATACTTGTTGTAGTAGTAATAGCACCACcatttcatatttttaattttcttctttgttttctgGTTCTATGTCATTGTGTGTTTGGTGTATTTTTTTTAGGTATTTTATAGtaatttgtttatattttcttttgattgattttgTTACATTCTTAATAAGTTCATCTAAATTATTTTGTGGTTCTTTATGAAGTGTATGTGTctgttgttttaattatttgaaaGACTTAATGTTGTTTTTCTTCTAAAATCAGGTAATAAGATACAAATAGAGTGTGATTATTATGGCATCTTCAAGTATTGATTGGAAGCCATTGGTTGGTATGAAGTTTGACTCAATAGAAACAGCTTATCAGTTTTGTCTCGCATACGGTGCACATGTTGGCTTTGGTGTTAGAAAACGTTATGTGAACAAAAGTAAAAAAGATGGTACTATATCATCATTTGTTTGTAGTAAGGAAGGATTACGACAACCTGACAAGAGATATGTCTTTGCTAGCAACCATAGAGCTGAGACCATAACAGATTGAAAAGCAAGGAACGCTCTTGTGTTGAAAAATGGAAAAATTGTCATTCATGAATTTGTACAAGACCATAATCACCCTCTACAACCACCAGAGACAACACACATGCTTGCATCACATATAAAGATAATTGAAGTCCAAGCGCATGAGATTGATCTAGCTGATGACTCTGGATTGAGACAAAAATCAACATTTCAACTCATGAGCAAACATGCGAGGCACAAAGCTAATCTTGGATATACACGTTTGGATGTAAAAAATTACCTTAAAGCAAGAAGACAAAGAAGTATGGTGTATGGCGAGGCCGGATGTCTTTCACAATATTTTCAACGACAATTGTTGGATAATCCATCTTTTTTTCATGCATACCAGATGGATATAGAAGAACAAATCACCAATATGTTTTGGTGTGATGCAAATATGGTGTTAGATTACGGTTATTTTGGGGATGTGGTGTCATTGGATACTACATACTGTACTAATCATGCTAATTGGCCACTTGCTCTATTTTCCGGTTTCAACCACCATAGGGGTTCAATCATTTTTGGTGCAGCACTATTGTATGATGAGacaattgaatcatttaaatgGTTGTTTGAGACATTCTTACAAGcacatagtaaaaaaaaaatcaaagactgTCTTTACTGATCAAGATCAGGTAATGTCTAGAGCTCTTGCTGAAGTGATGCCTGAGACTTACCATGCTTTATGCACGTGGCACTTGTCGCAGAATGGAATTAAACACCTTAGAAATTTGATGAAAGGAGGAAGTTATTTTTTAAGAGATTTCAAGAAATGCATGTATGAGTTTGACACGGAAGAAGATTTAAGACAGCTTGGAAGGACTTGGTCAATCAATATAATCTTCATGAAAATAGATGGATCAAATCAGTTTATgttataaaaagaaaatgggCTTCATGTTACATGAAGAAAACATTCACACTTGGCATGCTAAGTACACAACTTAGTGAAAGTTTGAATGCAAACTTCAAATCTTGCATGAAACCAAATGTGGATATTATACAGTTTTTCAAACACTTTGAACAAGTTGTTGAGGAGAAGAGAGGAAACAAATTGACTTGTGAGTATGAGTCCAAACACAAGCTTGCAAGGTTGAGATATGAGACATCTCCAATACTAATACAAATGGGAAAGATTTATACTCATGCTGTATTTGATTTATTCCAAAACGAGTTTAAGTTATTCTTAGCAATGAGCATACTAGAGAGAAGTGAGTCTCACTCTTTATGCAAATAAGTGAGTCTCACTCATTTAACCGTGCTTCATCCTCTATATCTTGTAGTTGTAGAAAATTTGAGACATTTGACATACTTTGTTCCCACGCATTAAAAGTGTTTGAAGCAAATGATGTTAAGGTTGTTCCTGACGAGTATATTTTAAGAAGGTGGACATTAGAAGCTCGTTGCGGTGTTGTGCAAGATTTGAGGGGGAAAGAGGTGGAAGGTGATCCAAAGTTATCTATCACGCGAGAATTTAGAAACGTTGTTTCTAAATCCATTCGAGTAGCTACTAACGCATCTCCTTTTGAAGAGTGTCTTGAGATTGTAGATAACACGGTTGATTTCCTGAATAAAGAATTAATGGAATTTAACTTACAAGCCAAAAACAACAATGCTAATAATCCGACATTTGTGACTAATGATGTTACACAACCCAGTGGATTCAAGATACGGTCTGGCTCAAAAAAACAAAAGAGACGCAAGGGTTGGGTTGAGATTATGAAGAATAGAAAGAAAAATGCATAACCTAGAAAACAATCACAATGTCAAATATCTCAGGTATATATGTTGACatatatagtcatttaattttacCACCTAAGGGTAGGGGTTGACATATAAATAACTGGTTTTAGGTTTACAAGTatagtaatttaatttaattttacattATTGTTTTAGGAAAAAGACGCAGCAAGTCATCTTTCAAAGACAATATCATGTTCGGCACCTCCAACTTACGAGCCGCCTCAAACACAAGATGGTCAACTTAGTTTTACAGCACTTTTGATGGTAATTTCCAATGTTTCGATTATGAATTTGGCTGGATAATTTTGTTGCTGCATAATTTTGCTTGAATAACTTTGTTAAATTAGACTGAATTTTGCTGCATAACTTTGTCGAATTCGGTTGCACTATTTTTTCGAATTCGGATGCATAACTTTGTTAAATTAGACTGAATTTGGCTGCATAATTTTTTCGAATTCGGCTGCATAGTTTCGTCGAATTTTGCTGCATAACTTTGCTAAATTTGGCTGAATTTGACAGCATAGTTTTGTCGAATTCGGCTGCACAATTTTGTCAAATTCGGATGCATAAATTTGTTAAATTTGACTGAATTTTGCTGCATAACTTTGTCAAATTCGGCTGCACTATTTTTTTTTTCGAATTTGGATGCATAACTTTGTTAAATTAGACTGAATTTGGCTGCATAATTTTGTCAAATTCGGCTGCATAGTTTCGTCGAATTTTGCTGCATAACTTTGCTAAATTTGGCTGAATTTGACAACATAGTTTTGTCGAAATCGGCTCCATAATTTTGTCAAATTCGGATGCATAACTTTGTTAAATTGGACTGAATTTGGCtgcataattttgttgaattcgGCTACATAGTTTTGTCCAATTCTGGTGCATAACTTTGTTAAATTGGACTTAGTTTGACACCATAAGTTTCTTATGATATTAATTAGTTTGTATTATTATGCAGGCACCTTTCAATGCCACAAACATTGCAATATTGGATTAAGTGATTCAACAACTATTTCAAGAAAAACGAGTTGTTTGACCATAATATTATACTTTTTGGTACTGATAGTATTTTGATATTGTTCTGTATTctaattttttgaaatagtaATGTTCAATCAAATTAACTAGAAACATAACATTTGAAGAACAAGCTAACTTGAAACATAACAGGTTTTTGGTACTGATATTATTTCATATTAGTTTGTATTCTTTATATTCTAGTTTAAATTGTATTATGGTACAAGACAATATGTAACTAACTAGAAATATATCAAGTATATCATTTCATATTAGTTTGTACAAGACAATGTGTAATCTAGGTTAAATTGTATTATATTAGAAGACACCATGTAGCTAattcattaattcttttcaaactaaagaaatcctTTACAGAAAGAAAAAATACAAGCAGAAGgtaagaagaaaaaataattacaagATAATGTATAACTCCCATTCAGCAAAAACTCCttaagggcccgtttgttttggctttttttaaaaatgatttttatagtgtaatcaaattttgtgaaaaaattttttacaaagaaactttttataaaagcttcaaatgaaaattttgtttgaatagttattcttaaaatgttattttaggtgtttcatctatttatgggaaaaaaattggatatcaaaatttcaaaaaatcacttaattttgaagctatttcaaatagattttcataaaaatcatttttaaaatacgactttctgaaaaaattatgattttgacaaagttttggtcttcaattatgtatgtttatgttataagatgtcaaaattagtgtttcattttagaaaaaacgaatataaaaaaatttataatattttaaaaaacggttttagaaaatctattttaaaaaatacaaagaaaaaatccatttttttgaatctgaaacaaactggccctaaaTGTTACTATCAACATGATAAGCCTAAATCTCAATACACATCTCTAACAAGCCATATACCATAACACTCTTTTTACATCAATCATAAACAATCTTTGTCACAATATTCTATTGCTACTGTGCCTATGCTTCAACACCAATTTGTTACAATCTTGCCACAATATTCAACTGATATAAAGACTCAATACACATCAATTAATTCGCGTCATGAAAACTCAATAGATTTCACTTGGAATACTTGCGTTTCTACCAATAACAAATACGACAGTTGAAGGTTGGATACGATGGGGGCAAATGAAAGTCGGGATGCGGCAGCAGAGTTATTGAAATGCCGACACGGTGAGGACTATAAAAATAATGGTAGTGAAAGTCGGAATGCGGCAGCAAAGTTATCGGAATGCCGACATAGAGAGGGCTGTAAAA is part of the Vicia villosa cultivar HV-30 ecotype Madison, WI linkage group LG2, Vvil1.0, whole genome shotgun sequence genome and encodes:
- the LOC131652503 gene encoding DNA topoisomerase 2-like isoform X2 gives rise to the protein MEQHIKYFMWEDGDDNAIDVAFGSDPLPRKKWMNRIAEMGEHDNYLKAKSTSYASFINNELVFYARADLQRSLPSLLDGLTKVRRKILFGLLVDNDMRSNRIDNLIGTVSERTSYKHGPRGMSEAVIKMSQDYAGSNNIPLLIPLGTLDSNETHGKDHYSTDRYVHVKLNSITRLLFLEEDDKFLNYLNEDGKSIEPYCYQPILPMILVNGCKGIAVGWSSNIPNYKPSDIIKNIKKWLMDKPLDRMTPWYKGFSGTIKEDPNKVGSFLVKGDVRIKDETTFLIVEIPFTKSKKDYEEFLTSITEGPRGKTRQIKSFEEEGNGFKIDLIQPKKTKTKKTKKTEKSENSLEMESLIEEFDLQTSISINNMHLLDENMNLKKYDTEIAILEEFLAYRLVCYEKKKTSMVDQLKHDMESLDHKIKFIKLWQPSRDIKKAVELFKKYLSEEKPKEQLLEKEKLLEEKPKEQLLEKEELLGENPKEPILGDDYNYLLSMPINTFYDDSLQRMESERKTKEKLLETMQKTTPKEMYLKDIEKISTILSDL
- the LOC131652503 gene encoding DNA topoisomerase 2-like isoform X1; amino-acid sequence: MIKKSDKEQTFYSIEQYETWKKERKDLSSWETRYYKGLGSHTPEEGRGYFQNMEQHIKYFMWEDGDDNAIDVAFGSDPLPRKKWMNRIAEMGEHDNYLKAKSTSYASFINNELVFYARADLQRSLPSLLDGLTKVRRKILFGLLVDNDMRSNRIDNLIGTVSERTSYKHGPRGMSEAVIKMSQDYAGSNNIPLLIPLGTLDSNETHGKDHYSTDRYVHVKLNSITRLLFLEEDDKFLNYLNEDGKSIEPYCYQPILPMILVNGCKGIAVGWSSNIPNYKPSDIIKNIKKWLMDKPLDRMTPWYKGFSGTIKEDPNKVGSFLVKGDVRIKDETTFLIVEIPFTKSKKDYEEFLTSITEGPRGKTRQIKSFEEEGNGFKIDLIQPKKTKTKKTKKTEKSENSLEMESLIEEFDLQTSISINNMHLLDENMNLKKYDTEIAILEEFLAYRLVCYEKKKTSMVDQLKHDMESLDHKIKFIKLWQPSRDIKKAVELFKKYLSEEKPKEQLLEKEKLLEEKPKEQLLEKEELLGENPKEPILGDDYNYLLSMPINTFYDDSLQRMESERKTKEKLLETMQKTTPKEMYLKDIEKISTILSDL